One window of the Mytilus galloprovincialis chromosome 14, xbMytGall1.hap1.1, whole genome shotgun sequence genome contains the following:
- the LOC143059698 gene encoding syntaxin-17-like yields MNITNMGSFEKNTSWTSRDTEIPKFPIQRLEPSIQKFLKVIEMDLDRLHKHRLNIEKYSRLQDWTNLNKEQINTTRTVQQIVRNIKEIEKTRRQVQDSDLHKFDEKIEDMKNTAIRSIKEFAEIESTEAETQPESQQHEDNDEEDANLSHPLMPGKHSDDPARKASVALGIEQLQINPKIIEDTEAMESWENLHQNLMELNTMIHQFSTEVHSQQEKVDNIQDNLETAQQSINDGTRSLGGASKYKAAIFPIAGAVIGTIMAGPVGLVAGAKIGGVAGAVGGGVVGFTGGRIIKSRQDKITNIELSNLTEKSTDCRSEDKQSQGNSWLPWNW; encoded by the exons ATGAATATAACCAACATGGGAAGTTTTGAGAAAAACACGAGCTGGACAAGCAGAGATACAGAGATCCCGAAGTTTCCTATTCAAAGGTTGGAACCGTCCATACAGAAGTTTCTTAAAGTGATTGAAATGGACTTGGACAGGTTACATAAACACAGGCTTAATATTGAAAAG TACAGCAGACTACAGGACTGGACTAATCTAAACAAAGAACAGATAAACACAACTCGTACAGTTCAACAAATAGTGAGAAatataaaggaaatagaaaaAACACGCAGACAAGTCCAGGACAGTGACTTGCACAAGTTTGATGAAAAAATTGAAGATATGAAAAACACTGCTATAAGATCAATAAAAGAATTTGCAGAAATAGAAAGTACGGAAGCAGAGACTCAGCCAGAATCTCAACAGCATGAAGATAATGACGAAGAAGATG CAAACCTCAGCCATCCACTCATGCCAGGTAAACATTCAGATGACCCTGCTAGAAAAGCCTCCGTAGCACTAGGAATTGAGCAGTTACAGATTAATCCTAAAATCATTGAAGACACAGAAGCAATGGAGTCATGGGAAAATTTACATCAA aatttaatgGAGTTAAACACAATGATTCATCAGTTTTCTACTGAAGTACAT TCACAACAAGAAAAAGTTGACAACATCCAGGATAATTTAGAAACTGCTCAACAAAGTATAAACGATGGGACACGATCACTTGGCGGG GCTTCAAAATACAAGGCAGCTATTTTCCCAATAGCTGGTGCTGTGATTGGTACTATAATGGCTGGTCCTGTAGGATTAGTGGCTGGAGCTAAAATAGGTGGAGTGGCAGGGGCTGTTGGAGGTGGCGTTGTAG GTTTTACAGGAGGGAGAATAATTAAATCAAGGCAAGATAAAATCACAAATATTGAATTGAGTAATTTAACTGAGAAATCAACGGATTGTAGAAGTGAGGATAAACAATCTCAAGGGAATAGCTGGTTGCCATGGAATTGGTGA